One genomic window of Evansella cellulosilytica DSM 2522 includes the following:
- a CDS encoding ABC transporter ATP-binding protein: MEILKIENLSKVYGTGDTVVKALDDVSFSVKKGEFVAIIGPSGSGKSTLLHLLGGVDRPSGGKVFVDNTDIYKLDETQLAVFRRRQIGLIYQFYNLIPILTVEENITLPLLLDEHKVDKAQFDDIVKILNLSTRLKHLPNQLSGGQQQRVSIGRALISNPAIMLADEPTGNLDSKNSQEIMALFKMFNRTFNQTLIVITHDEQIALQADRVIAIEDGKVAKDEVIRP, translated from the coding sequence ATGGAAATCTTAAAAATAGAAAATCTGTCTAAAGTGTACGGAACTGGTGACACAGTAGTAAAAGCACTTGATGATGTATCGTTTAGTGTGAAAAAAGGTGAGTTTGTCGCGATTATTGGTCCTTCTGGTTCTGGTAAATCAACACTGCTTCATTTGCTTGGGGGAGTAGATCGGCCATCAGGGGGTAAGGTATTTGTAGATAATACCGATATTTATAAGTTGGATGAAACGCAGTTAGCAGTTTTTCGAAGAAGACAAATCGGTTTAATTTATCAATTTTATAATCTTATTCCAATTTTAACGGTCGAGGAAAATATTACACTGCCGCTGCTATTAGATGAGCATAAAGTAGACAAGGCACAATTTGATGATATTGTTAAAATACTTAATTTATCTACACGATTGAAACATCTGCCTAATCAGCTGTCAGGTGGTCAACAGCAACGTGTTTCAATAGGACGTGCGCTCATTAGTAATCCGGCAATTATGTTAGCGGATGAGCCAACGGGTAATCTCGATAGTAAAAATAGTCAGGAGATTATGGCGCTCTTTAAAATGTTTAATAGAACGTTTAACCAAACTTTAATTGTAATTACACATGATGAACAAATTGCCCTCCAGGCTGATCGCGTTATTGCGATAGAAGACGGCAAGGTTGCTAAGGACGAGGTGATTCGACCATGA
- a CDS encoding MerR family transcriptional regulator — MGGLTIGRIAQLSQVSIETVRYYEKRGLISEATRSESGYRLFTHKTIEDIRFIKSAQALGLTLEEIRQVLMIFYSSEEVETSTMFALAEEKLKQIESKIAQLQHQKHLLKKVLLKSHTPHPILKDQCPVIQSIMKGDHDNSHED, encoded by the coding sequence ATGGGTGGGCTCACTATCGGCCGTATTGCACAATTATCCCAGGTGAGTATTGAGACCGTGAGATACTACGAGAAACGTGGGCTTATTTCTGAAGCAACGAGATCTGAGTCAGGATATAGGCTTTTTACACATAAGACAATTGAGGATATTCGATTTATAAAATCCGCACAGGCGTTAGGGCTAACACTAGAAGAAATTCGACAAGTTTTAATGATTTTTTATTCTTCCGAAGAAGTGGAGACATCGACTATGTTTGCACTAGCTGAGGAAAAATTGAAGCAAATCGAATCTAAAATAGCTCAGCTACAACACCAAAAGCACCTATTGAAAAAGGTCTTACTCAAATCTCATACTCCTCATCCTATTCTCAAAGATCAATGTCCCGTCATACAATCAATAATGAAAGGAGATCATGACAATAGCCATGAAGATTGA
- a CDS encoding glycoside hydrolase family 3 protein, whose translation MKKYTLDWNRYTDLARTAVAEGAVLLKNEKETLPIKAGTTISIFGRNQFNYFKSGTGSGGMVNVSYVSSPLDALKDCPDIHLNQSLLQVYEDWLEENPFDKGEGWAGEPWSQKEMPVTEEMVADAAVNSDMALIMIGRTAGEDRDNTADPGSFLLTDVENKMIEMVTKAFSKTAVILNVGNIIDMKWAIDFNPSAIVYGWQGGMEGGNGLIDVLTGKVSPSGKLTDTISYSINDNPSTENFGHEDIGIYQEDIYVGYRYFETFAKDKVLYPFGFGLSYTSFATEVIEATESEGIINLKVNVTNTGKISGKEVVQVYVEKPQGLLGNPSRSLVSFAKTMLLEAGKRQTLDISIPVNDFACYDDNGVTGYKSSYILEKGTYRIYAGTDVRSASPVFDYNIDALQVIESLSENMAPVTPFQRIKPIANENGYEVAYENVPLRTIDVQERYLSERPTSREYTGNRGHKLTDVYHGKVSLDTFLDQLSDEDLASIVRGQGMNSPRVTPGTAGAFGGISDKLNDFSIPAVCCADGPSGIRMDIGTKAFSLPNGTLLASTFNLELIEDLFEMTGLEMRKNRVDTLLGPGMNIHRNPLNGRNFEYFSEDPYLTGKMAVAQLNGMHRVGVTGTLKHLSANNQEFHRHDINCIVSERALREIYLKGFEMAVKEGKAYSMMTTYGGVNGIWTAGLYDQNTRILRDEWGFDGIVMTDWWAKVNQEGEKANRENTAAMVRSQNDLYMVVGEPEANPFEDNTISSIEDGTLTRGELLRSAANICKFIMRSPVMERTLGLNDGAIDVIGLDEEVEEELDFDVSYQHVKDGESINLMDVDTSTGSSHAFAISVDQSGMYEVTLTVRSFAGELAQMPVTIFANNMPVATLTFNGTGGEWVSQTKQMFFVNQHNYLKLYFSLGGLEVKEITFKLANSFSMRNL comes from the coding sequence ATGAAAAAATATACACTTGATTGGAATCGATATACTGACTTGGCGCGAACTGCAGTTGCAGAAGGTGCCGTTTTATTGAAAAATGAAAAAGAGACACTGCCAATAAAGGCAGGAACGACTATTTCCATTTTCGGACGTAATCAGTTTAATTATTTCAAGAGTGGGACAGGCTCAGGTGGTATGGTAAACGTATCGTATGTGTCAAGTCCGCTTGATGCTTTGAAAGATTGTCCTGATATTCATTTAAATCAATCTTTACTTCAAGTTTATGAGGATTGGCTAGAGGAAAATCCGTTTGATAAAGGTGAAGGTTGGGCAGGCGAGCCGTGGTCTCAAAAAGAAATGCCTGTAACCGAAGAGATGGTTGCTGATGCAGCAGTAAACTCTGATATGGCGTTAATCATGATTGGAAGAACAGCTGGTGAAGACCGTGATAATACTGCAGATCCCGGGAGCTTTCTATTAACGGATGTAGAAAATAAGATGATTGAAATGGTCACGAAGGCATTTTCAAAGACAGCAGTTATTTTAAATGTTGGAAATATTATCGATATGAAATGGGCAATCGACTTTAATCCAAGTGCTATTGTCTATGGATGGCAAGGTGGTATGGAAGGCGGAAATGGACTGATTGACGTCCTGACAGGAAAAGTTAGCCCATCTGGTAAATTAACGGATACCATTTCCTATTCTATTAATGATAATCCGTCAACTGAAAACTTTGGCCATGAGGATATAGGCATTTATCAGGAAGATATTTATGTAGGTTATCGTTATTTTGAAACCTTCGCAAAAGATAAAGTTCTGTACCCATTTGGATTTGGTTTATCCTATACAAGCTTTGCAACCGAGGTTATTGAAGCTACAGAAAGTGAAGGAATAATCAACTTAAAAGTCAATGTTACAAATACAGGTAAGATAAGTGGTAAAGAAGTAGTTCAGGTTTACGTTGAAAAGCCGCAGGGTCTCCTCGGAAATCCTTCACGTTCACTCGTTTCTTTTGCTAAAACCATGCTACTTGAAGCTGGCAAACGCCAAACACTCGATATATCCATCCCTGTTAATGATTTTGCATGCTATGATGATAACGGAGTTACCGGATATAAATCGTCTTACATATTAGAAAAGGGAACTTACCGTATTTATGCTGGGACAGACGTCAGATCTGCAAGCCCTGTCTTTGATTACAATATAGATGCATTACAGGTGATAGAATCGTTAAGTGAAAATATGGCACCTGTCACGCCATTCCAAAGAATAAAACCAATTGCAAATGAAAATGGGTACGAGGTAGCTTATGAGAATGTGCCATTGCGTACAATCGATGTACAGGAAAGATATTTAAGTGAACGTCCAACGAGTCGTGAATACACGGGTAACCGTGGGCATAAGCTAACAGACGTTTATCATGGTAAAGTTTCACTCGATACTTTCCTTGATCAGTTATCGGATGAAGATCTTGCGAGCATCGTTCGTGGACAAGGAATGAACTCCCCTAGAGTCACACCAGGTACTGCCGGTGCCTTTGGAGGGATTTCAGATAAACTTAATGATTTTAGCATTCCAGCAGTTTGCTGTGCGGATGGTCCATCTGGCATTCGCATGGACATAGGTACAAAAGCATTTTCATTACCTAATGGTACGCTTTTAGCCTCAACCTTTAACTTGGAGTTAATCGAGGATCTATTTGAAATGACTGGACTTGAAATGCGTAAAAACCGAGTTGATACACTTCTTGGACCTGGCATGAATATTCATCGTAATCCATTAAACGGACGTAACTTCGAATATTTTTCTGAAGATCCGTATCTCACTGGAAAGATGGCTGTTGCCCAGCTAAACGGTATGCATCGAGTAGGTGTAACAGGTACACTAAAACACCTTAGTGCAAATAATCAAGAATTCCACAGGCACGACATCAACTGTATCGTCTCTGAAAGAGCACTAAGGGAAATATATTTAAAAGGGTTTGAAATGGCAGTTAAAGAAGGTAAAGCCTACTCAATGATGACAACATATGGTGGAGTCAATGGTATTTGGACTGCCGGACTTTATGATCAAAATACCCGTATTCTACGTGACGAGTGGGGATTCGACGGAATTGTTATGACTGATTGGTGGGCTAAAGTTAATCAAGAGGGTGAAAAAGCGAATCGGGAAAATACTGCTGCGATGGTTCGTTCTCAAAATGATTTGTACATGGTTGTTGGAGAGCCTGAGGCAAATCCATTTGAAGATAACACTATTTCATCCATTGAGGATGGTACATTAACAAGAGGCGAACTATTACGGAGTGCAGCTAATATCTGTAAATTTATTATGCGTTCTCCTGTCATGGAACGTACGCTTGGTTTAAATGATGGCGCGATTGACGTAATTGGTTTAGATGAAGAGGTGGAAGAAGAGCTGGATTTTGACGTTTCATATCAGCATGTAAAAGACGGTGAAAGTATCAATCTTATGGATGTTGATACATCTACAGGCAGTTCACATGCTTTCGCAATCTCGGTTGATCAGTCTGGTATGTACGAGGTGACACTAACGGTACGTTCCTTCGCGGGTGAACTTGCTCAGATGCCTGTTACAATATTTGCAAATAATATGCCAGTAGCGACGCTCACATTTAACGGTACCGGAGGGGAATGGGTATCTCAAACGAAGCAAATGTTTTTTGTAAATCAACATAATTATCTAAAGCTCTATTTCTCACTTGGCGGTCTTGAAGTGAAGGAAATAACATTTAAATTAGCAAATTCCTTTAGTATGAGAAATTTATAA
- the rpsN gene encoding 30S ribosomal protein S14: MAKKSMVAKERKRQALVAQYAELRKELKAKGDYEALRKLPKDSNPNRLARRCEMTGRPRGVLRKFKLSRIAFRELAHKGQIPGVKKSSW, encoded by the coding sequence ATGGCTAAAAAATCAATGGTAGCTAAGGAAAGAAAACGACAAGCTTTAGTTGCTCAATATGCGGAGTTAAGAAAAGAATTAAAAGCTAAGGGAGATTACGAGGCGTTACGAAAGCTTCCTAAGGATTCAAACCCTAACCGTCTTGCTAGACGATGTGAAATGACAGGGAGACCGAGAGGTGTTCTTCGCAAATTTAAACTCTCAAGAATTGCATTTAGAGAATTAGCACATAAGGGACAAATTCCTGGTGTCAAAAAATCCAGTTGGTAA
- a CDS encoding GTP-binding protein, translated as MTAEKQVPITLVTGMSDSIKSSLIQNMKLQNKSKVILFRDRTVENREIFEEEFIQDNILTEVVHDIEIFTEKDLLSILMERTNKKMDSIIIDLERFSNIKLHFPHYFKLEDDDPVNVAHVHVVDAVTFWFQYSSTKYVASSDGRETYESSIGELLIAPLEMADTIVIGNNDKINQERLAELQWFLNKLNPLATIVTLNDFKRDSKLFEEKNMRKWRNPHELYTFQLQLFEQKKTLMLVSDYGIDTYIYRSPFPVSMEGLEEFFKQLPDGILRTKAVCYSPSEKQTYYFSQIGSSIEVFSEEETYVEQIPSKTLSEFLFIGDHLDPLTIQNELDNSLLKYETPSVRKMSK; from the coding sequence ATGACAGCGGAAAAACAAGTTCCCATTACATTAGTAACGGGGATGTCTGACAGTATAAAATCTTCTTTAATTCAGAACATGAAATTACAAAACAAGTCTAAAGTTATTCTTTTTCGAGACCGTACTGTAGAAAATCGAGAAATTTTTGAGGAAGAGTTTATTCAAGATAATATACTAACCGAAGTAGTGCACGATATAGAGATATTCACTGAAAAGGATCTACTTTCTATTCTAATGGAACGAACTAATAAGAAAATGGACTCGATCATTATTGATCTAGAAAGGTTTTCAAATATCAAACTTCACTTTCCTCATTATTTCAAATTGGAAGACGATGATCCCGTAAACGTGGCACATGTCCATGTTGTTGATGCGGTTACTTTCTGGTTTCAATATTCTTCTACAAAGTATGTTGCATCATCGGACGGGAGAGAAACATATGAATCATCAATTGGAGAACTTTTAATTGCACCATTAGAAATGGCAGACACCATTGTCATCGGAAACAATGACAAGATTAACCAAGAACGTTTAGCTGAGTTACAATGGTTTTTAAATAAGCTAAATCCACTAGCTACAATTGTTACTCTGAATGATTTCAAAAGGGATAGTAAGCTTTTCGAGGAAAAAAACATGAGAAAGTGGCGTAACCCTCATGAGCTTTACACTTTTCAATTACAATTATTTGAGCAGAAAAAAACACTCATGCTCGTTAGTGATTATGGAATTGATACGTATATTTATCGTAGTCCTTTTCCCGTTTCTATGGAAGGTCTTGAAGAGTTTTTCAAACAACTTCCTGATGGAATATTACGTACAAAGGCAGTATGTTATAGTCCTTCAGAAAAACAAACGTATTATTTTTCACAAATCGGGTCTTCTATCGAAGTATTTTCAGAGGAAGAAACTTATGTTGAACAAATTCCAAGCAAAACGCTATCAGAATTTCTATTTATTGGTGACCATTTAGACCCACTTACTATTCAAAACGAACTGGATAATTCTTTACTTAAATATGAGACCCCTTCAGTTCGTAAAATGTCTAAATAG
- a CDS encoding recombinase family protein produces the protein MSKSTLKAALYIRVSTEEQKKHGYSLSGQAEELKEYAKQKGYEVFDVYSDGGYSGKNFNRPEVQRMFRDMSNNKFDVIIVWKVDRISRSNKDVLSLIDDELKPRNMKLLVKTCDIDSSTTNGYMFISLLGTFAEYERAVIIERVTAGMEKVARDGEWNGGKVLGYDSEDKQLVINEEESKIVKEIYNMRAEGLGYKKIADNLNSKGKKTKKDNSFSIPAIKLILENEVYIGTKVWGKYRNWEEKRRGGKNNSPIKVENKHDAIIDIELWNRVQEIKRINNNTYSTNRNFNGNLFLTGLLKCPVCGAGTVMSKTKKRNGNGYHIYYMCQNYHSKGKTVCKPNLIKKEIVENKVLEAIKEVICDPDLINEVITKLELEKKSGVADLTSNLALLKREIKKYKEEQLNLDKQLLCGLKIEHYNRVSDQIQDRLNELNQSIENIERQIERNNLNNFITKEIIIDTLKNFDNLFEKANGEEKKLLIRSLIKNVEMEKDRKEIKHIAFWFAEGNGPKPPNGLPPSKVRRTVS, from the coding sequence ATGTCAAAATCAACATTAAAAGCTGCATTGTATATAAGAGTTTCAACTGAAGAACAAAAAAAACATGGGTATTCATTAAGTGGGCAAGCAGAAGAATTGAAAGAGTATGCTAAACAAAAAGGCTATGAAGTATTTGACGTTTATTCTGACGGTGGTTATTCTGGGAAGAACTTCAATAGACCAGAAGTACAAAGAATGTTCAGGGATATGTCAAATAATAAATTTGACGTAATCATTGTATGGAAAGTTGATAGAATATCGAGAAGTAATAAAGATGTTTTAAGTTTAATAGATGACGAACTAAAACCTAGAAATATGAAACTTTTGGTGAAAACTTGTGATATAGATAGTAGCACAACAAACGGATATATGTTTATTTCTCTATTAGGTACATTTGCGGAATACGAGAGAGCCGTCATAATCGAAAGGGTAACTGCGGGTATGGAAAAGGTCGCTAGGGACGGAGAATGGAATGGCGGCAAAGTTTTGGGGTATGATTCAGAAGATAAACAGCTAGTGATTAATGAAGAAGAAAGTAAAATTGTTAAAGAAATATATAATATGAGGGCTGAAGGACTTGGGTATAAAAAAATAGCTGATAATCTAAATTCTAAAGGAAAAAAGACAAAAAAGGATAATTCGTTTAGTATTCCAGCCATTAAACTGATTTTAGAGAATGAAGTTTATATCGGAACCAAAGTTTGGGGTAAATATCGTAATTGGGAAGAAAAAAGACGTGGTGGAAAGAATAACAGCCCCATTAAGGTTGAGAATAAGCACGATGCAATTATTGATATAGAGCTTTGGAATAGAGTACAAGAGATTAAGAGGATTAATAATAATACCTATTCTACAAATAGAAATTTTAATGGGAACTTATTTTTAACAGGACTGTTAAAATGTCCTGTATGTGGCGCTGGAACAGTTATGAGTAAAACGAAAAAAAGAAATGGAAATGGATATCACATTTACTATATGTGTCAAAATTATCACAGTAAAGGTAAAACAGTTTGTAAACCAAATCTTATAAAGAAAGAAATAGTAGAAAATAAAGTTTTAGAAGCGATAAAAGAAGTTATTTGTGACCCAGATTTAATAAATGAAGTAATTACAAAATTAGAGTTGGAAAAAAAGAGTGGTGTCGCAGATTTAACTAGTAATTTAGCCCTTTTAAAGAGGGAAATAAAAAAATACAAGGAAGAACAGCTGAACCTAGATAAGCAATTATTATGCGGATTAAAAATAGAACATTATAATCGTGTTTCAGACCAAATTCAGGATAGATTAAATGAGTTAAATCAAAGTATAGAGAATATTGAAAGGCAAATTGAAAGAAACAATTTAAATAATTTTATAACCAAGGAGATAATCATAGATACCTTAAAGAACTTTGATAATTTGTTTGAAAAGGCAAATGGAGAGGAAAAGAAACTTTTGATTAGGTCTTTAATAAAGAATGTAGAAATGGAAAAAGACAGAAAAGAAATAAAACACATTGCTTTCTGGTTTGCAGAAGGCAATGGTCCCAAGCCACCAAATGGTTTACCACCTAGTAAAGTTCGGAGAACCGTATCATAA
- a CDS encoding DNA-methyltransferase gives MKKLLGQIELNRIYQRNCTEGMKMIPGESISLVIADPPYNIGKKGSFIEAKDKHHHTIREDWDNIPLNEFEKFNNDWINECFRVLKPGGSLLAWGSHHNIHIIAQLMEQTGYDMKPFYIWEKSNPAPSWSGRLPTTSTEYLLWGTKGKNWTYNLDYAKSINNGKNIKNVFKTSLTPPKEKKKGRFPCQKRIEGLTDHLVKLHSLKGDIILVPFCGSGTECVVAKMYGRDFISFETKPEYIVLANNRLDDICDVS, from the coding sequence ATGAAAAAATTATTAGGACAAATAGAACTAAATCGTATATATCAACGCAATTGTACTGAAGGAATGAAAATGATACCTGGTGAAAGTATTTCTCTTGTTATAGCTGACCCACCTTATAATATTGGCAAAAAAGGTAGTTTCATAGAAGCAAAAGATAAGCACCACCATACAATCAGAGAAGATTGGGATAATATACCACTCAATGAATTTGAAAAGTTTAATAATGATTGGATAAATGAATGCTTCAGAGTTTTAAAGCCAGGTGGTTCATTATTAGCTTGGGGTAGTCACCATAATATACATATTATTGCTCAATTAATGGAACAAACAGGATATGATATGAAGCCCTTTTATATATGGGAAAAATCTAATCCTGCTCCTTCTTGGAGCGGGAGACTTCCAACAACTAGTACAGAGTATCTACTATGGGGTACTAAAGGAAAAAACTGGACTTATAACTTGGACTATGCAAAATCAATCAATAATGGCAAAAACATAAAAAACGTTTTTAAAACAAGTTTAACTCCACCAAAGGAAAAGAAAAAAGGTAGATTTCCTTGTCAAAAACGTATTGAGGGTTTAACAGACCATTTAGTTAAACTTCATTCACTTAAAGGTGATATTATTCTTGTTCCTTTTTGTGGAAGTGGAACTGAGTGTGTCGTTGCAAAAATGTACGGAAGAGATTTTATATCTTTTGAAACGAAACCTGAATACATAGTACTCGCAAATAACAGGTTAGACGATATATGTGACGTAAGCTAA
- a CDS encoding antirestriction protein ArdA: MHLEIKVIKDNNKNEYTHIKLPSPYLEEEINEIVGTDCYSIQFNKSIKNKVNLSIADINLIAERLERYDTALVEAMYEYTGCLYETFVCLEEYRYQYKSGVSSLVEVAEEMVKLGYLGTNDLSEEVLRYISFDKIARDLDAEGWKIINNIAILAY, encoded by the coding sequence ATGCATTTAGAAATTAAAGTAATAAAAGATAATAACAAAAATGAATACACACATATTAAGCTACCTTCACCATATTTAGAAGAGGAAATCAATGAAATTGTAGGAACGGATTGTTATTCAATCCAATTTAATAAGAGTATCAAAAATAAGGTGAATTTAAGTATTGCCGATATCAACTTAATTGCAGAAAGATTAGAAAGATATGATACAGCACTGGTTGAAGCAATGTATGAGTATACTGGTTGTTTATATGAAACCTTCGTTTGTTTGGAGGAATATAGGTATCAGTATAAAAGTGGTGTTTCTAGTTTAGTTGAAGTAGCGGAAGAAATGGTGAAGCTAGGATATTTAGGTACGAATGATTTAAGCGAGGAAGTATTGCGCTATATTAGCTTCGATAAAATAGCACGAGATTTAGACGCTGAGGGTTGGAAAATCATTAACAATATTGCCATTTTAGCATATTAA
- a CDS encoding type II toxin-antitoxin system PemK/MazF family toxin: protein MIKTVKRGEVYLANMDTDVQGVLIVQNNRGNLFSPTTIVLEIKDTKIDYFSLRTIDKSRLIKRVGQLSTYQMQQVSENMTAVILGVREPALV from the coding sequence GTGATTAAAACAGTAAAGCGAGGGGAAGTTTATCTTGCTAATATGGATACAGATGTTCAGGGAGTATTGATTGTTCAGAACAACAGGGGGAATCTTTTCAGCCCTACTACAATAGTATTGGAGATTAAGGATACAAAAATTGATTACTTTTCGTTACGAACAATAGATAAGAGTAGGTTAATCAAACGTGTGGGGCAATTGAGTACATATCAAATGCAACAAGTTAGTGAAAATATGACAGCGGTAATTTTAGGTGTGAGAGAACCTGCCTTGGTATAG